The DNA sequence TCCACCTTTGTAAGCAAAATTAATAAGGCTAAAAATCCTGGAGATGTACCTTTCCCTGGTAGAGAAGTTCGCGAAAACCAAATCAACTATGGGAAAGGATTTGACTATATTTATGGCACAAAACCTTTGAGTAATCAAGCAGATTATCCAGAAGGGTTAAATCCATTTGCTTCAGCTTTGCAAAAAACAAAGCCAAGTGCAGAAAAGTTAAGCTGGTTTAAAAGTGCTGTGGTAAGAGCAAAAAGTCCAAATGAACTGCACAAGGTTGTAGACGAAGCATTAGTTGCTGGAGCAAGGCTAAATGCATGTAATGATGGAGAATGGAGCTTTGCAGAATACATGATATTAGGCACACACTTTCACAGGTTAGAAAAAGATGATCGAAAAAAGATAATGCGTAAATTAATGCTAAGTGGTGCAGAGTTTCATGATACTCTACTGCAGAATAAACTGATAGGTGAAATCTATAATGAGCTACAGCCAGAAGTTCAGCCACAGATAGATAAGAGACTAGAAGAACTAGAGAAAGCTGGCGAAAGTGCTGTTCAGGAAGGAGCTTTAATAGATCTAGAAATAGATAATAGGACGTTTTTTGTGGAATTTTCTGAGAACAGTAAAGTAGAAGTTGCCAAAATACTGAGAGAGTTAGGAAGTAATATTTTAAAAATTGGTAATGATGCAGTTGAGGTTAAAAGTGAGAAGGGAGGTATAAGAAACTATACTGATATGTCAGATGGCAGCTCTGTCATGTTAGAATTTCCTACGAGCATTGGTAAGCTAAATATTGTATTGTACCAAGAGGCAGATCAGGTGCAAGTGAGAGTAGAAAATAAGGAAATGTGGGCTGAGTTAAAAAAAAAGAGGCGAAGAAATAGGAAAAAATTGCCTCTTTGGGGGAGTGAAGCTTAAGGAAGTGGTAGAAAGAGGTAATTTCACTAGATGTGGCATATGGAATGAAAAGTATGCTATAAAAGATATTAGCAATGATGAAGTATTGTCTCCGTGGGTAAATAGGGTATGTGGAGGTAGTAAAGAAACTTTTAGGGGGCTTTAATTAATCTATAGACAACTTTAAGGTTTTAGAGTTTACTGGAGCCTTTGAGCTATAGTAGAAAATATTATATGTATGGTTCTTTTCGTGGAAAGAAGTCTAGACTATGAAGTAGGGAAAAAGTAAAAAATTGGAGGTTAGAGCGAGGTTATACTCAGAAAGATTTAGCAGAGAAAATTGGTGTAAAGTACTGGGTAATACTGCAGTATGAGAAAGGAAACCGTAGAATTTCAATTGAAAGGTTATATGCTATAGCTGAGGCACTATCAATCAGTATTACGGATCTCATTCCTGTATCAAAAATCTGTTTTGAAGATGACGGAGAGGAAATATTAAATCTAGTAAGAGAATATAAAAAGATTAACGATCATGAGTTACGTAGAATGTTTTGTTTGCTAACCAAATTTGTCCAAGTCAGTGAAAAAAGTAGTAGAAAATCGGAAAAAATAAAAATTGCAAAGGGTCTGGTTAAAGCAGGAATTTCTGTTGATATTGTTTCACAAGCAATTGGCCTCTCTGCTGATGAATGTATTGAAGAAAAAGTTGGTTCTATACACTGCCAAATAGGAAAGAAGATAAAAGAATGGAGGCTAGTGAGAGAGTATGCTCAAAAAGATTTAGCAGAGAAAATGAATACAACACGTCACGAAATAAGCAACTATGAACAAGGAAGGACTTCTGTTCCACTTGATAAATTACATGGAATAGCAAAGGTGTTATCAATTAATATCATGGACCTACTTGAACTAACAGGAGATGAGATAGAAAATAAGCTACCTGATTTGGTTAAAGAATACAAAGAAATTGAGAGCCAAGAACTACGTAATGCATTAAGAGAGTCTCTGTTTGAAGGTATAAGGATTTGTGAAGAAAAAGTGAGAAAAGCGGAAAGGATCAAAGCTGCAAAGGATTTAGTAAAAGGGGGAATTCCTGTTGATATTATTTTGCAAGCGGTAGGTTTACCTGTTGATATAGTTTTAGATGGGTAGCTCGTGGAAAAATTATAGTAATAGAGTTTTTTTCTTAAATGGAGGTATATGTGTTTGTTTCTGCAAGCAATGTTAGTTATGGAATAGGGCAAAAAATAGAAAATTGTAGGTTAATGCGAGGTCATACTCAAATAGGATTAGCAGGTCAAATAGGTTTAACATACCAAGAAGTGAACAGCTATGAAAATGGCTATAGCGCTATTCCTGTTGAAGTATTATATATAATAGCAAAAGCATTATCAGCTACTGTTACAGATCTGCTACCTGAATCAGTAATAGTAAGAGAGTATAAAGATGAAGACGAAGAAATACTCTATCTAACAAAAATATATGAGAATCAAAAGTTAGGCAAAATAGTACCTTCATTAGTCAGGTTTGTTCATATTAGCGAGAAAATCAATCAAGAGGAGGCAAGATTAGAAGTAGCAAAAAATCTAGTTAAAGAAGGAGTTTCAGTTGACATAATTTCCCAAGCAACCGGCTTATCTATTTACGAGTATGATAATACAGAGAAAGAAGTCTGCACTGATTCTATATACTACAGAGTAGGGCAAAGAATAAGAGAATGGAGATTGATAAAAAGGTATACTCAAAAAGATTTAGCAAACAAAGTTGGTTTAACACTCAAGGAAATACACGAGTATGAAATAGGATACACTGCCATATCATTTGACAAATTATATCAAATAGCAGAAGGATTATCAGTGAATATTAAAGTTCTGCTGCCTAAAACAAGGGAAAGCAAAAAGCTATTGAGTTTAATGGATGAGTACAGAGAACAAGAATCATTAGATGCGTTAGTTAAATCTCTATCTGAAGATATGAAAAGCGGCAAGGAAAAAGTTAAAAAAGCAGAGAAAGTCAGGGTTGCAAAGAATCTATCAAAGGCAGATATTTCTATTGACATTATTGTGCGAGCAAGTGGCCTAACTGCTGATGATTGTGAAAATTGAATTGACTTGAATTCTGGATTAAAAACAGGGTACTCAGAGATATTATATTAAGATATAAGCAAAAGTAATTGTTTATTTAATAAATCTATTTGCCATCTCTGAAAATTTGCTTAGATTTCGCTTGTTCAACAGATACCTCTTCTAGTTTTTCTGGCTCAGCTTCGGGTCTTGCAGCCAATTTGCATTGTTTGATAACTTTCTTTAACGTTTTTACTGCAATAAAATTAATACTGAAAACACATGCCGAAGTTATGGCTAAGGCTGGAAAAGTGGCCAAATTAAACATCGGCAAAATTGCCACAATCGTACCAGATGTGAGTAAAAGCGCTAACTTTTTGCTTCCAATGATCTTATTTTTTTTAACCTTTATTGGGTTTAATTTTTTTACTTTTCCTTTTAGCTTTTTGAAGCCTTTTTTGAACGTATTGCCTCTTTTCAGCTCTTTTTCTACGGGTTTTGTTTTTAAGCTTTTTATTTTTTCTTTTATTCCTTTTTTATCTTTTTTTGCTTTAGAGGTTTTCTCCATCATCTTTAGAGGTTGCTCATGTAGCGGTTTTGGCTTATCGTTTGAAGTTTTAGCTTCTTGGCCATTAGTATATTTTTCGGACGAAACTATGTTTTTTAAACCTTTCTTTGCTTTGTGGTATAATTTCTTTAGTTTGCTTGGCATTTCAAAAATTTATCTATTACTTCCTGGTTGTCCTCTATCATTGCATTTGCTTCTTGCTGAAGACATTTAATATTTTCAGGTGTTACATTATCCATCTCAGCCGACGCTATTGTCAGTTGTGATTGTATTCTTATATATCTGTCGTCCATTACGTTACCTAGTTGATAATTCACTACATCAAGGCTCGAAGCAAACATCACATTTAATAGGGGCTTTATCCAAGCTATTTTCCCTAATTTCCTGTACTTGATTCGATTAGATAGCCGACCTGTGCCAATTGACACCAGAATGATCTCTTCATTAGGGAAAAGTTT is a window from the Wolbachia endosymbiont of Armadillidium arcangelii genome containing:
- a CDS encoding helix-turn-helix domain-containing protein; its protein translation is MEVYVFVSASNVSYGIGQKIENCRLMRGHTQIGLAGQIGLTYQEVNSYENGYSAIPVEVLYIIAKALSATVTDLLPESVIVREYKDEDEEILYLTKIYENQKLGKIVPSLVRFVHISEKINQEEARLEVAKNLVKEGVSVDIISQATGLSIYEYDNTEKEVCTDSIYYRVGQRIREWRLIKRYTQKDLANKVGLTLKEIHEYEIGYTAISFDKLYQIAEGLSVNIKVLLPKTRESKKLLSLMDEYREQESLDALVKSLSEDMKSGKEKVKKAEKVRVAKNLSKADISIDIIVRASGLTADDCEN